The bacterium genome includes a window with the following:
- a CDS encoding pyridoxal phosphate-dependent aminotransferase: MPKTKPALSARAGALPASPIRKLIPLADGAKKRGVHVYHLNIGQPDLPSPEAFLKALGEYPAKVVAYGRSEGEVALREAYREYYGRFGLGLSRDEILVTTGGSEALLFAFFCVAGVDEEILVLEPFYTNYKGFAAVVDVTLKPLATEPLAGYRLPPREVVEAAVGPKTRAIAICNPNNPTGTVYGEDELSMVAELAEKHDLFIIADEVYREFVYDGLTHTSMLSMPAVADRVIVTDSLSKRFNVCGARIGCLVSRNADVVAAALKLGQARLSPPVVEEFAAVAALKLAPEDYVQPMIEHFRRRRDIVHDAVTKMPGVVGYKPAGAFYMAPEFPVDDAEKFVSWMLTDFDLDGATTMLAPAAGFYSTPGLGLREARIAYVLNEDELALAMVCLAEGLNQYPGRIS, encoded by the coding sequence ATGCCAAAAACAAAACCGGCTCTTTCGGCCCGGGCCGGCGCGTTGCCCGCGTCACCCATCCGTAAATTAATACCGCTGGCGGACGGCGCCAAAAAACGGGGCGTCCACGTCTACCACCTCAACATCGGCCAACCGGACCTGCCGTCGCCGGAGGCGTTCCTGAAAGCCCTCGGCGAGTATCCGGCCAAGGTCGTCGCGTACGGCCGCTCGGAGGGCGAGGTGGCGCTCCGCGAAGCCTACCGCGAATATTACGGCCGCTTCGGCCTCGGGCTGTCGCGGGACGAGATCCTGGTTACGACCGGCGGCTCCGAAGCGCTGCTTTTCGCTTTCTTCTGCGTGGCCGGCGTCGACGAAGAGATTCTGGTCCTCGAGCCGTTCTACACCAACTACAAAGGCTTCGCCGCCGTCGTCGACGTCACGCTCAAGCCGCTGGCGACGGAACCGCTCGCCGGTTACCGCCTGCCGCCGCGCGAGGTCGTCGAGGCCGCCGTCGGCCCGAAGACCCGCGCCATAGCCATCTGCAACCCCAACAACCCCACCGGGACCGTTTACGGCGAAGACGAGCTAAGCATGGTCGCCGAGCTGGCCGAAAAACACGACCTCTTTATAATCGCCGACGAGGTCTACCGCGAGTTCGTCTACGACGGCCTGACCCATACGTCGATGTTGAGCATGCCCGCCGTCGCCGACAGGGTAATAGTTACGGACAGCCTCTCCAAGCGGTTCAACGTATGCGGCGCGCGCATCGGCTGCCTGGTTTCGCGCAACGCCGACGTCGTCGCGGCCGCGCTCAAGCTGGGCCAGGCGCGGCTGTCGCCGCCGGTGGTGGAAGAATTCGCCGCCGTCGCCGCGCTCAAACTAGCACCCGAGGATTACGTCCAACCCATGATAGAGCACTTCAGGCGACGGCGCGACATCGTCCACGACGCGGTGACGAAGATGCCGGGAGTAGTGGGTTACAAACCCGCGGGGGCTTTCTACATGGCGCCTGAGTTCCCGGTGGACGACGCCGAGAAGTTCGTCTCGTGGATGTTGACCGATTTCGACCTCGACGGCGCGACGACGATGTTGGCCCCGGCCGCCGGCTTCTACTCGACGCCGGGGCTGGGCCTGCGCGAGGCCCGCATCGCGTACGTCCTCAACGAGGACGAGCTGGCCCTCGCTATGGTTTGCCTGGCCGAAGGGTTGAACCAGTACCCCGGGCGGATTTCGTAA
- a CDS encoding DUF4388 domain-containing protein, which yields MAVIGNIRDLTLVDLFQIVQLGRRTCVLTVDDEHGVWYRTYFADGFVIYADSNKRYAPLGEDLVNAGAITRRQLEAALAEYEAMGTDRPRFGTFLLYRGAIDRETLVEFIQRKIKIKLFDMFLIEDGTFTYELAPYRLDEDITVSISVTEIVMESTKRIDDYKRLGKRIPSVDLVVRKETRPLAELLRGDYEFSGVEKEILGIADKGLTIREMAKALNIDDQLHLLKIVNGFLNLGLVRLGMPEPAFD from the coding sequence ATGGCGGTCATAGGGAACATAAGAGACCTGACGCTGGTCGACCTCTTCCAGATAGTGCAATTGGGGAGGCGCACGTGCGTTTTGACGGTGGACGACGAGCACGGCGTTTGGTATCGCACCTACTTCGCCGACGGCTTCGTCATCTACGCCGATTCCAACAAACGGTACGCGCCGTTGGGCGAAGACCTCGTAAATGCCGGCGCGATTACGCGCCGGCAACTCGAGGCGGCGTTAGCGGAGTACGAAGCTATGGGCACCGACCGCCCGCGGTTCGGCACGTTCCTCCTGTATCGGGGCGCCATCGACCGCGAGACGCTGGTGGAGTTTATTCAACGCAAGATTAAGATAAAGCTGTTCGATATGTTCCTCATCGAAGACGGGACGTTCACCTACGAGCTCGCGCCCTACCGCTTGGACGAGGACATTACGGTCTCGATATCCGTAACCGAGATCGTAATGGAATCTACCAAACGGATAGACGACTACAAGCGGTTGGGCAAGAGGATACCGTCGGTGGACCTCGTCGTCCGGAAGGAGACCAGGCCCTTGGCCGAGCTTTTACGGGGCGACTACGAATTTTCCGGCGTCGAGAAAGAGATATTGGGGATCGCGGACAAAGGCTTGACCATCCGGGAAATGGCGAAGGCCCTCAACATCGACGACCAGCTGCATCTATTGAAGATCGTGAACGGCTTTTTAAACCTCGGCCTCGTTCGGCTAGGGATGCCGGAGCCGGCCTTCGATTGA
- a CDS encoding glycosyltransferase family 39 protein: MSSRRTKTTWFGAFAPWGFFALKVLVSIYALHAYIPRYIRLTYIADGPARGIEAYNLAFGDFGVFQTYQFLPLQLWLWAGLLKIYPDIYWTGTALNIAAAAGTTALLYLLGRELAGPVAGSFAAVLFIFSPVHHNVTLSEGMADSLFFFWTAAGVYAASRAAAGRRGAAAAGFLFAAAALTRYEGALPLILYAAYRPFRSRPRGVAGWLLWGAPPALAGVLLGHKAFAVGGGGIWPLMPALKADMANVLTNLHWYRRTYYGLERLWLDGRVAAAFGVLGAVLVWRRHIRNESRLLIWGGAVTLFVGLTVLVVAVGCGLCPERYFSIVLLLLFPFAGLAAVEIWRRASGRALKITVSILFAAAAAYTAYFDAAIKDYGYGYPGPCYTCHTLEAELALKLRDLWRRGELGPDDIIYMEENTDNYSNYSVRAYSNHPLNFYVCPAGEIEDDLWYLKYILQRNKIRVAIFVNGKTRRHIKPFYRAYKKFAVIYENPGHTIVVRRAPWSEGVPDFSSAIVPEECRVIRK, translated from the coding sequence ATGAGCTCGCGACGCACAAAGACGACGTGGTTCGGCGCCTTCGCGCCCTGGGGTTTCTTCGCGCTAAAGGTACTGGTCTCGATATACGCCCTCCACGCTTACATCCCGCGCTACATAAGGCTCACGTACATCGCCGACGGCCCCGCGCGCGGTATAGAGGCCTATAACTTGGCGTTCGGCGACTTCGGCGTTTTCCAAACCTATCAATTCCTACCTCTTCAGCTTTGGCTTTGGGCCGGCCTGCTTAAAATCTATCCGGATATATACTGGACCGGGACGGCGTTGAACATAGCGGCCGCGGCCGGCACGACGGCCCTTTTGTATCTCCTCGGCCGCGAGCTAGCGGGGCCGGTAGCCGGGAGCTTTGCCGCCGTCCTCTTCATCTTTTCGCCTGTTCACCACAACGTAACGCTCTCCGAGGGGATGGCGGACAGCCTGTTCTTTTTCTGGACGGCGGCGGGCGTATACGCCGCGAGCCGGGCCGCGGCGGGCCGACGCGGCGCCGCGGCTGCGGGGTTCCTCTTCGCCGCGGCCGCCCTCACCCGTTACGAAGGCGCGCTGCCGTTAATACTCTACGCCGCGTACCGTCCATTCAGGTCGCGCCCGCGCGGCGTCGCCGGATGGCTACTATGGGGGGCGCCACCCGCTTTGGCGGGCGTCCTATTGGGCCATAAAGCATTCGCTGTGGGGGGCGGCGGCATTTGGCCGTTAATGCCGGCGTTAAAAGCGGATATGGCTAACGTACTCACCAACCTACACTGGTACCGGCGTACTTACTACGGCCTCGAGCGCCTGTGGCTTGACGGTCGGGTGGCCGCGGCCTTCGGCGTGCTCGGCGCGGTTTTGGTATGGCGCCGTCACATCCGCAACGAAAGCCGCCTCCTTATTTGGGGCGGCGCCGTAACCCTATTCGTCGGCCTTACGGTTCTCGTCGTCGCCGTCGGTTGCGGCCTATGTCCCGAACGTTACTTTTCGATCGTCCTATTACTTCTTTTCCCCTTCGCCGGGCTGGCCGCGGTAGAGATATGGCGGCGGGCGAGCGGGCGTGCGTTAAAAATAACCGTATCAATATTGTTCGCGGCCGCGGCCGCCTATACCGCATACTTCGACGCCGCCATCAAGGACTACGGTTACGGTTATCCGGGGCCGTGCTATACGTGCCACACCTTAGAAGCCGAGCTTGCGTTAAAATTGCGCGATTTGTGGCGCCGGGGCGAGTTGGGCCCGGACGACATAATCTATATGGAGGAAAATACCGATAACTACAGCAACTACTCCGTTCGGGCGTACAGCAACCACCCGCTCAATTTTTATGTGTGCCCGGCCGGGGAAATAGAGGATGACCTGTGGTACCTGAAGTACATACTACAAAGGAATAAAATCCGGGTAGCCATCTTCGTAAACGGCAAGACCCGTCGCCATATTAAACCGTTTTACCGTGCCTATAAGAAATTCGCCGTAATATACGAGAACCCCGGCCATACCATTGTCGTACGCCGCGCGCCCTGGAGCGAAGGCGTCCCGGACTTTTCGTCGGCGATAGTCCCGGAAGAATGCAGAGTCATACGTAAGTAA
- a CDS encoding glycosyltransferase family 39 protein, translating into MAVTNKDYSGYWVTARVWLERLAPFGFAALKIAVSAGFVYYYVERFVRIMYIADGPARGIEAYRLAYAGFELFPTHQFAPLPLWIWAGLLKIWPDIYFTGTALNVVAGAGVAAFLYLLGKRLAGPSAGVVAALIFTFSPVHHNVTVSMGMAESVFYLGLVAGVFFAARAETGLHGSRAAAFCFAAAALSRYEGMLFLLLYSGYRVFSHRPRGLGGWLLWAAPLAVAGVFVGHKAFQPAGAGLWPLMPALKADMARILTNAQWYRRLGYGFYRMLFDGRAAAALGLAGAALVFRQRWRTADRLLIWSSWAIIFGALTVVAVAIGLGFCPERYFATPLLLLFPFAGLAVAELVAFATSTARTVVVGVVLTTAAVITAGWDAVILTPGYGFHGPCNTGVVYAAETAVVLRDLWREGELGPQEQVLIEIGGEGSEGKWRFEQYPLRAFSDHPLNFTLAPQKKIRKKLKSFVPFMRNNHVRVAIILSDENRERARRYYGEIGKGAVIYENPNQTVVVLREGWRDIPDFSSEVCRHLAKVYDLRP; encoded by the coding sequence ATGGCGGTTACGAACAAAGACTATTCCGGTTACTGGGTTACGGCCCGAGTATGGCTCGAGCGGCTGGCGCCGTTCGGCTTCGCGGCGCTGAAAATCGCGGTGAGCGCCGGCTTCGTCTACTACTACGTCGAACGCTTCGTGCGTATAATGTACATCGCCGACGGCCCGGCCCGCGGCATCGAGGCCTACCGCCTGGCGTACGCCGGTTTCGAGCTCTTCCCCACGCACCAGTTCGCGCCGTTGCCGCTTTGGATCTGGGCCGGCCTGCTTAAGATTTGGCCGGATATCTACTTCACCGGAACCGCGCTTAACGTAGTCGCGGGCGCAGGCGTCGCCGCGTTCTTATATCTCTTGGGGAAAAGACTGGCCGGGCCCTCGGCGGGCGTCGTAGCCGCCCTCATCTTCACTTTCTCGCCCGTGCACCACAACGTAACCGTCTCGATGGGTATGGCGGAGAGCGTATTTTATCTCGGCCTTGTCGCCGGCGTTTTCTTCGCCGCGCGGGCCGAAACCGGCCTGCACGGCTCGCGGGCCGCGGCCTTCTGTTTCGCGGCCGCGGCGCTGTCCCGCTACGAGGGGATGCTGTTCCTACTGTTATACTCGGGTTATCGCGTCTTTAGCCACCGGCCGCGGGGCTTGGGGGGATGGCTCCTGTGGGCCGCGCCGCTGGCCGTAGCAGGCGTGTTCGTCGGCCACAAGGCGTTCCAGCCCGCGGGTGCCGGCCTTTGGCCCTTAATGCCGGCCTTGAAAGCCGACATGGCGCGCATACTTACCAACGCCCAATGGTACCGCCGCTTAGGCTACGGTTTCTACCGGATGTTGTTCGACGGCCGGGCCGCCGCGGCCTTGGGGTTGGCGGGCGCGGCGCTCGTCTTCCGCCAACGGTGGCGTACGGCCGACCGCCTCCTGATTTGGAGCAGCTGGGCGATAATTTTCGGGGCGCTAACGGTGGTCGCGGTCGCCATAGGGTTGGGGTTCTGCCCGGAGCGCTACTTCGCGACGCCGCTTCTGCTCCTCTTCCCCTTCGCCGGCCTGGCCGTGGCCGAACTCGTCGCTTTCGCGACGTCAACCGCCAGGACGGTCGTCGTCGGCGTAGTGTTGACGACGGCGGCCGTCATAACCGCCGGATGGGACGCCGTTATCTTAACGCCGGGTTACGGCTTCCACGGGCCCTGCAATACGGGGGTCGTATACGCCGCGGAAACCGCCGTGGTTTTAAGGGACCTCTGGCGGGAAGGCGAGCTCGGCCCTCAGGAACAAGTCCTCATAGAAATCGGCGGAGAGGGCTCGGAGGGCAAATGGCGCTTCGAACAATACCCGTTGCGGGCGTTTAGCGACCACCCCTTAAATTTCACGCTCGCCCCGCAGAAGAAAATCCGCAAAAAATTAAAATCCTTCGTCCCCTTTATGCGTAATAATCACGTTCGGGTCGCGATAATCCTAAGCGATGAAAACCGCGAACGGGCCCGTCGGTACTACGGCGAAATCGGTAAGGGAGCGGTAATCTACGAAAACCCCAATCAAACGGTAGTCGTACTACGCGAGGGGTGGCGAGATATCCCCGATTTCTCGTCCGAGGTGTGTCGACACTTGGCAAAAGTCTACGACCTCCGGCCTTAG
- a CDS encoding NADH-quinone oxidoreductase subunit A, translated as MLTDYAFVAFFIFFGIFFVAAALIGAWFIRPQRPSRIKADIYECGETTRGTAWVQYNVRFYLVALAFVVFDVEAAFLLPWAVAAKKLGLYAFVEMMIFIGILLVALAYAWRRGGLKWV; from the coding sequence TTGCTAACCGATTACGCGTTCGTTGCGTTCTTCATTTTCTTCGGTATTTTCTTCGTCGCCGCGGCCCTTATCGGCGCGTGGTTTATCCGTCCGCAGCGGCCCAGCCGCATAAAGGCCGACATTTACGAGTGCGGCGAGACCACCCGCGGCACCGCGTGGGTTCAATACAACGTCCGGTTTTACCTCGTCGCTTTGGCGTTCGTTGTCTTCGACGTCGAAGCGGCTTTTCTTTTACCCTGGGCCGTCGCCGCGAAGAAGCTGGGGTTGTACGCTTTCGTCGAGATGATGATATTCATCGGCATCCTACTCGTGGCGTTGGCGTACGCGTGGCGTAGGGGGGGCCTGAAGTGGGTGTAA
- a CDS encoding NADH-quinone oxidoreductase subunit B family protein, which yields MGVIARLPVYWEKLPGGGIVTTNLEKLLNWSRASSIWYMIFGLACCAIEMMAAGASRYDFDRFGMMFRATPRQSDLMFISGTITLKMAPRIRRLWEQLAEPRYVVAMGSCAISGGGFYYDAYSVLKGIDKIIPVDVYVPGCPPRPEALMHGCLKLQEKIKRESLVQAFGSFDEEHAPRERLDGRWILAK from the coding sequence GTGGGTGTAATAGCCAGGCTGCCGGTTTACTGGGAGAAGCTGCCCGGCGGCGGCATCGTCACGACGAACCTCGAGAAGCTCCTCAACTGGTCGCGGGCCTCGAGCATCTGGTACATGATATTCGGCCTCGCCTGTTGCGCCATCGAGATGATGGCCGCGGGCGCGTCGCGCTACGACTTCGACCGCTTCGGCATGATGTTCCGGGCGACGCCGCGCCAGTCCGATTTGATGTTCATCTCCGGGACCATCACGCTCAAGATGGCGCCGCGCATCCGCCGCCTGTGGGAGCAGCTGGCGGAGCCGCGTTACGTCGTCGCGATGGGCTCCTGCGCCATCTCCGGCGGCGGCTTCTACTACGACGCGTACAGCGTCCTCAAAGGCATAGACAAAATAATCCCGGTGGACGTCTACGTCCCCGGCTGCCCGCCCCGGCCCGAAGCCCTTATGCACGGCTGCCTGAAGTTGCAAGAGAAGATAAAGCGCGAGAGCCTGGTACAAGCCTTCGGCAGCTTCGACGAAGAGCACGCGCCTCGCGAGCGCCTCGACGGCCGGTGGATTCTGGCGAAGTAA
- a CDS encoding NADH-quinone oxidoreductase subunit C: protein MAGLPLEQIADKVKDAVGDVVVDVNEGDRVPFLRVEAGAVARLARFLRDDAELAFDFLMYITAVDFPDEDKLTLVYHYFSYRNQQSLMVKADVPRRGGAARSIAHIYAAADWLEREVYDLFGVTFEGHPNLTRILTPEGFEGHPLLKDFASEDYVPFPDKMPGK from the coding sequence ATGGCCGGATTACCTCTCGAGCAGATAGCAGACAAGGTCAAGGACGCGGTAGGCGACGTCGTCGTCGACGTGAACGAGGGCGACCGGGTCCCGTTCCTGCGGGTGGAGGCGGGCGCCGTCGCCCGGCTGGCGCGCTTCCTCCGCGACGACGCCGAGCTGGCCTTCGATTTCTTGATGTACATAACCGCGGTCGACTTCCCGGACGAGGACAAGCTCACGCTCGTATATCATTACTTCTCCTACCGGAACCAGCAGTCGTTGATGGTGAAGGCCGACGTGCCGCGCCGGGGCGGCGCGGCGCGGTCGATAGCCCACATCTACGCCGCCGCGGATTGGCTCGAGCGCGAGGTCTACGACCTCTTCGGCGTGACCTTCGAGGGCCACCCCAACCTCACGCGCATCCTGACGCCGGAGGGCTTCGAGGGCCACCCGCTCCTCAAGGATTTCGCGAGCGAGGACTACGTGCCGTTCCCGGACAAGATGCCGGGGAAATAG
- a CDS encoding NADH-quinone oxidoreductase subunit D, with protein MPTDTAIHTQEFQVNMGPQHPSTHGVFRMVLTMDGERVVDSEPHVGFLHRSMEKMAENRLYIQFLPMADRIDYLSSLFCAAAHCEAVEQLMEIEVPPRAKYLRTMFMELNRIASHCIFFGVFALDLGAVTPFLYGFRERELTMDLLEMTTGQRMTFNYLRFGGVAADLPDSFFPAAEKFLKVFPGRITDYERILNENEIFLARTKGVGVVEGARAVNYGWSGPNLRASGVDFDLRRNMPYEAYGELGYEPVVLTRGDCYDRYLARILEMRASHALIKKCLEGLPDGPTVKEKVPKFPKVPAGEVYARVESPRGDYGLYLVSDGADKPYRYKLRTPSFNNLSMIREMLRGVYLADIVPIFGSLDVILPDVDR; from the coding sequence ATGCCCACCGATACCGCGATACATACCCAGGAGTTCCAGGTCAACATGGGGCCGCAGCACCCGTCGACGCACGGCGTCTTCCGTATGGTGCTGACGATGGACGGCGAGCGCGTCGTCGACAGCGAGCCGCACGTCGGCTTCCTCCATCGCTCGATGGAGAAGATGGCCGAGAACCGCCTCTACATCCAGTTCCTGCCGATGGCGGACCGCATCGACTACCTGAGCTCGTTGTTCTGCGCCGCGGCGCACTGCGAAGCGGTCGAGCAACTGATGGAGATAGAGGTGCCGCCGCGGGCCAAGTACCTCCGCACGATGTTCATGGAGCTCAACCGCATCGCCTCGCACTGCATCTTCTTCGGCGTCTTCGCGCTCGACCTGGGCGCGGTGACGCCCTTCCTCTACGGCTTCCGCGAGCGCGAGCTCACTATGGACCTGTTGGAGATGACGACGGGCCAGCGGATGACGTTCAACTACCTACGCTTCGGCGGCGTGGCCGCGGACCTGCCGGATTCGTTTTTCCCGGCGGCGGAGAAGTTCCTGAAAGTTTTTCCGGGCAGAATTACCGACTACGAGCGCATCCTGAACGAGAACGAGATCTTCCTGGCGCGCACGAAGGGCGTGGGCGTAGTGGAAGGCGCCCGGGCCGTCAACTACGGCTGGAGCGGCCCCAACCTCCGCGCCTCGGGCGTGGACTTTGACCTTCGCCGGAACATGCCGTACGAGGCGTACGGCGAGCTGGGGTACGAGCCGGTGGTGCTCACGAGGGGAGATTGCTACGACCGCTACCTGGCCCGCATCCTCGAGATGCGCGCCTCGCACGCGTTGATAAAGAAGTGCCTGGAGGGATTGCCCGACGGGCCGACCGTGAAAGAGAAAGTGCCCAAGTTCCCCAAAGTCCCGGCGGGCGAGGTCTACGCGCGCGTCGAGTCGCCGCGGGGCGACTACGGCCTATACCTCGTCTCGGACGGTGCCGACAAGCCGTACCGCTACAAGCTGCGGACGCCGTCGTTCAACAACCTCTCCATGATACGGGAGATGCTCCGGGGCGTATACCTGGCGGACATCGTGCCGATATTCGGCTCGCTGGACGTCATCTTGCCGGACGTCGACAGGTAA
- the nuoH gene encoding NADH-quinone oxidoreductase subunit NuoH yields MIIHPVLSWLNEWWKGVVASYGLPSWFVPAAQMVVHAILIAGFIAVLVLFLIWLTRKVSAHIQQRFGPMRVGWHGAVQTVADALKLVQKEDTTPRSCDRPVFNIAPFLAFAPTVVAFVVIPFGDGAIIRDLNIGVLFLFAITTINVIAVISGGWASGSKYSLLGGFRSAAQLVSYEVPLVLSALGVIMLAGSMKMGAIVDAQSGIWFVVYQPLAFAIYVIAATAEVNRTPFDIPEAEQELVAGFNVEYSGMKFAMFFLAEFANMFLVSAIAATLFLGGWRGPWLPGEFWFLIKSFAIVLLLMFFRWTYPRLRVDQLMSFAWKFLLPLAFLNIIITGLIIVLI; encoded by the coding sequence ATGATAATTCACCCCGTACTCTCTTGGCTTAATGAATGGTGGAAGGGCGTCGTAGCGAGCTACGGCCTGCCGTCGTGGTTCGTCCCCGCGGCCCAAATGGTCGTCCACGCAATATTAATAGCCGGCTTCATCGCGGTATTGGTCCTGTTCCTCATCTGGCTCACGCGCAAGGTTTCGGCACACATCCAGCAGCGCTTCGGGCCCATGCGCGTGGGGTGGCACGGCGCGGTCCAGACCGTCGCCGACGCGCTGAAGCTGGTGCAGAAGGAGGATACGACGCCGCGCAGCTGCGACCGGCCGGTCTTCAATATAGCGCCGTTCCTGGCCTTCGCGCCCACCGTCGTGGCCTTCGTCGTTATCCCGTTCGGCGACGGCGCCATCATCCGCGACCTGAACATCGGCGTACTGTTCCTTTTCGCCATTACGACCATAAACGTTATCGCCGTCATTTCGGGCGGCTGGGCGTCGGGCTCGAAGTACTCGTTGTTGGGCGGGTTTCGCTCCGCGGCGCAGCTCGTCTCGTACGAGGTTCCGCTGGTGCTCTCGGCGCTGGGCGTCATCATGCTCGCCGGCTCGATGAAGATGGGGGCCATCGTCGACGCGCAGAGCGGAATCTGGTTCGTGGTGTATCAACCGCTGGCGTTCGCGATCTACGTCATCGCCGCCACGGCGGAGGTGAACCGTACGCCGTTCGACATCCCCGAGGCCGAGCAGGAGCTGGTGGCGGGGTTCAACGTCGAGTACTCCGGTATGAAGTTCGCGATGTTCTTCCTGGCGGAGTTCGCGAACATGTTCCTGGTCTCGGCTATCGCGGCGACGCTCTTCCTGGGCGGCTGGCGGGGCCCTTGGCTGCCGGGCGAGTTCTGGTTCCTCATCAAGTCTTTCGCGATCGTATTGTTGTTGATGTTCTTCAGGTGGACCTATCCCCGGCTGCGCGTCGACCAGCTGATGTCGTTCGCTTGGAAGTTCCTACTGCCGCTCGCGTTCCTGAACATAATAATAACCGGCCTTATAATCGTTCTGATATAG
- a CDS encoding NADH-quinone oxidoreductase subunit I — translation MVIFRAIARLVKGTWWLLVGLATTTKHLLRRAITVQYPKERFEQWPRFRGRVAMVPDDEGGHKCTACAQCIRVCPAACITLERHKEEGVKGFVVDGYFINLGLCIYCGLCVEACNFGALAMIPEYEMSVYDKSELVYDITKLLSRQLEPEFKK, via the coding sequence ATGGTGATTTTCCGGGCTATCGCGAGGTTGGTAAAGGGTACGTGGTGGCTGCTCGTCGGCTTGGCCACGACGACCAAGCACTTGCTGCGCCGCGCCATAACGGTCCAGTACCCCAAGGAGCGGTTCGAGCAGTGGCCGCGGTTCCGGGGCCGCGTCGCGATGGTCCCGGACGACGAAGGCGGTCATAAATGCACGGCGTGTGCCCAGTGCATTCGCGTTTGCCCGGCGGCTTGCATCACGCTCGAGCGCCACAAAGAGGAGGGCGTCAAAGGGTTCGTCGTCGACGGTTACTTTATAAACCTCGGCCTGTGCATATACTGCGGCTTGTGCGTCGAGGCTTGCAACTTCGGCGCGCTGGCGATGATACCCGAGTACGAGATGTCGGTTTACGATAAATCGGAGTTGGTATACGACATTACTAAGTTGTTGTCGCGCCAGCTCGAGCCGGAGTTTAAGAAATAG
- a CDS encoding DUF2378 family protein: MEVRGIFYRALKQVFPHIGEIVGEGLGKYFEDIDGAGWYEAAPYLATVEYLRDRISPQVMVLIGNQLVETIREYMPDFDVDSPAELAEKLPELYRNFVRGEGTGDWHVEEFAAGRAVIRETGITGSVDFSVGVIKSSLEAVGAYNVRVAVIDDRAEGADANRYLVEWLEPDAD; this comes from the coding sequence ATGGAAGTACGGGGAATATTCTACCGGGCTTTAAAGCAAGTGTTCCCGCATATCGGCGAGATCGTGGGGGAGGGACTAGGTAAATATTTCGAGGATATCGACGGCGCGGGTTGGTACGAAGCCGCTCCGTATCTCGCGACGGTGGAGTACCTTCGCGACCGCATTTCGCCGCAAGTCATGGTTTTAATAGGAAACCAACTGGTGGAAACCATTAGGGAGTATATGCCGGATTTCGACGTCGATTCGCCTGCGGAGTTGGCCGAAAAGCTACCGGAGTTGTACCGTAATTTCGTACGCGGGGAAGGGACGGGAGACTGGCACGTCGAGGAGTTCGCGGCCGGCCGGGCCGTAATCCGCGAAACGGGCATCACCGGGAGCGTGGATTTTAGCGTAGGCGTTATTAAGAGCAGCCTCGAGGCGGTCGGCGCGTATAACGTCCGGGTAGCCGTCATCGACGATCGCGCAGAGGGTGCCGACGCCAACCGCTACCTGGTGGAATGGCTCGAGCCCGACGCGGATTAA
- a CDS encoding NADH-quinone oxidoreductase subunit J: protein MTDWIYIMAFYGVAGVALLGGLGVLFFRNLFHAGLSLILSLFAVASLFVLLGAEFLAGVQVLIYVGAVAVLILFAVMLTQRITARRVRRYTRALVPAALVILGLAAVTALVMVRVELPPMAPIPEAGALDELADLLLSTYLLPFEVISLLLLGALVGAIVLARKEERR, encoded by the coding sequence ATGACGGATTGGATATACATAATGGCTTTTTACGGCGTCGCCGGCGTGGCGTTGCTCGGCGGCCTGGGCGTGCTCTTCTTCCGAAACCTCTTCCACGCCGGCCTGAGCTTGATTCTGTCGCTCTTCGCGGTGGCGTCGCTGTTCGTCCTCTTGGGCGCGGAGTTCCTGGCGGGCGTGCAGGTCCTCATCTACGTGGGCGCGGTGGCGGTGCTTATACTCTTCGCGGTTATGTTGACGCAGCGCATTACGGCCCGGCGCGTCAGGCGGTATACCCGCGCCCTCGTACCAGCGGCGTTGGTAATACTCGGCTTGGCGGCGGTAACGGCGCTCGTGATGGTTAGGGTCGAGCTGCCGCCGATGGCGCCCATACCCGAGGCCGGCGCCCTCGACGAGCTCGCCGACCTGCTGCTCTCGACGTACCTGTTGCCGTTCGAGGTTATATCGCTGCTTCTCCTGGGGGCGCTCGTCGGCGCCATCGTGCTGGCGCGGAAGGAGGAGCGGCGATGA
- the nuoK gene encoding NADH-quinone oxidoreductase subunit NuoK, which yields MITPLHFVGVSVLLFGVGLLVVLTRRNAIGILMGIELMLNAVNVALVTFDRVYGPERLDGQLFSLFVITVAAAEAVVGLALILAIYRSRGTVAVDDLHELRG from the coding sequence ATGATAACGCCCCTCCACTTCGTCGGCGTGTCGGTGCTCCTCTTCGGCGTTGGCCTGCTCGTCGTCCTGACCCGGCGCAACGCCATCGGTATCCTTATGGGCATCGAGCTCATGCTCAACGCCGTCAACGTGGCGCTGGTGACGTTCGACCGCGTTTACGGGCCCGAGCGCCTCGACGGCCAACTCTTTTCGTTGTTCGTGATAACGGTCGCGGCGGCCGAGGCCGTCGTGGGCCTGGCGTTGATCCTGGCTATCTACCGCTCGCGCGGGACCGTCGCCGTCGACGACCTGCACGAGCTACGCGGCTGA